In Sander vitreus isolate 19-12246 chromosome 8, sanVit1, whole genome shotgun sequence, the genomic window agttttatttgtgttattagtTTCTTGCTTGGTGTTACAGATCTTCCATGGGAGCATGATCCCCAGGCCGGtcacaaagacaaacagatCCATGACCGACTGTGTGGAGGTCCACAAACTAATTCAACAGACACTCCTTCACATCACTCTATACATCCTGCACTGTGCACAACAAAATGCATGCCTGGACATGCATGTAAGTACTGGGTACcgacttatttaaaaaaaacattttttacagcaaTGCTGATGTGTTTTCAAACATTTATTTGTCATCTTGTTGCTTGTCAATTTAGGTCCGAGTCATCATGCCTGTGATGATAGCTGGGAGGAGATCCAAAGCAAGAGAACTATTAGAGCGGAGAATGAAGTGGAAGCCAACAAACTGGTCAACAACTACAGGGTAAGTAGTCTAAGAGCAAATGTTTCCCTACACAGATGGAAAGTGGTTTAAATGCAGCACTACTGGCTAAATGGTTTCTTCCTTaaactcagtgtgtgtgtgtgtgtgtgtgtgtgtgtgtgtctgtgtctgtgtgtcagtttggTTTCAGAAAATGGAAGAGCCATGTGACGGAGCGTCCCTTTGAAGTCAGGTCAGAGGTTGTGAAAGAGCTCTACTCTGAACTGAACGTCATTAAACCATATTCAGGTACAGGTTATAGTACTCAAGTAGTGTGTAAGGTTTGTGTTGGAGGATAATTCAGGTTTATCACAATTTGGAAAATGATTGATGAGACGATCatacaggttgtaaacaagccaACAGTTCAGCCACATGACTAACAACTTTATTTGGAGGTAAAACCGAAAGCGAGCGGACCCAAAATCACAAAGTCACAAATAATCCTTTATTGATcagaaaaaactttaaaaaaaagttaagacaAGGAGTCAGTCTGTAGACTGTGATGGATGTTTGGGTAGTTATTTTACAGTGCgcctttcttttctcttccaAATAAGTTCGGCCAACCTGGTGAATTGTTTAAAATCCATTGTGAACATCTACCCCCGTGTGTTTCTTGCACTGTTTGACTTCTTTTTTAGAGATGTCACtgtgttcccagatctcagcacTTAACTTTATGAATACCTATTACTGAGagaaatgatggccaaaactacaaaaataaaatcaaaggtGTAATATACCAGCATTATCcttttatatataaattatatggAGACAAATTGTGGCTGCTGGGAAACTTGCCAGCCTTTCACTAACAGTTTTTTACTGTCTTCTTGTTGTCAGGTCATCTCATCACATGCGGAAACGTAGCGTATGTGCTTCTCTTCGGTTGGTGGGTCTCTCTGGCATATTTCCTGGTCACCCCACTGATGTTCATCACTATCACTGGGGTACCATATGGTAGGTGAGCCAATCAACAGAGATTCATGATAATATTTCTCACTGATCAGATATTGTCCTCATTCGTTATTTCTCTCACTCTTTAGGCAAGCTTTGCTGGAAGTTGTCCTGCTACTTCCTGTGGCCATTCGGCAAATCTATCCACGAGGTACAGTTTGGGTTCAGTTGATGTTTGGGATGTtgtctcttttcctttttctacTAACTGAAATGAGGAAGATGCACAGTAAATCCTGCAGCTTCCTCATAGTCTCTCACAGACTTGTGGTCATGAAAGCAGAGGTCTTGCTTTTACTGAGCAACACCACAagtagttaacactacacaatACATTTGCTGCAACTTGTTATTGCACATACATCGGTGAGGTTGAAGTTGACACTttgaacacatttacacaatttAACATCAATACTCTTCTGACTTTTTAATTTAAGCAAGGCATTAGAGAAGAGaaatatttggaataataaggtacacataaaatgtacatgtacatcTGAGTAGGTTTGATATCTATGCCAGTGACAGTTGTTACTTCACAAGGTGCAGAAGAATCTCCACAGAAAGACCTCATTGGGTGACTGAAAGTCAGGCTTTGGTGCTCTGGTTTCCGTTGTGTTTTATCCCTCAACAGAATTAACTGATTTTGATATGATATACAAAAAAAGTCAGTCAGAAGTAgcccacttttttatttttatttatttatttatttttttacatctgCACCCTTGAGTGTAGCCATAGGTCAATTGACTTATTACTGTTTACTTGTGTTTgatttacttttactccattgTGTAGTTTTGACAACAATTATTGattcatcattttatttatctatcaagcagaaaaacaacaaaaacatccatgttttttctgttttatagcaCTGTAAATGTAATATCTTTGTTTTTTGATCTATTGATCAGATAGAACACAACACATTCCCATCAGAATTTCCAAAAGCCATGGTGGAGTCTTCATATTGTAGctactttctgacattttatacactAAATAATTAATTATCAGACAGATCAATCAAAACTATAAGtcattgttagttgcagcccttgtGATTGTGATTACACTAGATGCAATGTAAAGTTGGTGCTCTAATGAACctgaaataaaactttcctctgttGTGTTTCTTCAGAATGGAAATACATTGAGGGGATGTTGTGTGCAAGCACCAGACTGTGAGTGTAACATAGAGGGGATGGAAGATAACTCGCCAGTTCTGCTGCCTTCACCCACAGAGGTGCTAATCCCAGAGTTGCCAGGGCGACCTCTGCACACTCCCTACTGGGTAACTTAAAATATACATAGACAATCCATGAACAActtcatatttatatatgtgtgtgtgtgtgtgtatatatatatgtgtatatatatatgtatatgtgtgtgtgtgtgtatatatatatatatatatatatatatatatatgtgtgtgtgtgtgtgtgtatatatatatgtgtgtgtgtgtgtatatatatatatatatatatatatatatatatatgtgtgtatatatatatatatatatatatatatatatatatgtatatgtgtatatatatatattagggctgtcagcgttgacgcgttaatcgcgatgcgattaagggccgacacaatgcgattaattttttttaatcgcatgaatagcatgccggcatgcgattaatttattttacacttcactcggctttgcgtcatgcctaacggctactattttgaccctttggcgctgccgtacttcttcataacacatcttctgctgcagaatgcaggcaggctgccggcatggagaaagacagcagcaacacacttctgaatggcgcttttctttttaaaaaaaactcccggacggctcagtagacaagtcgaaagccatatgcacattctgtaaagccgaattaaaatatcaccgaagcacgtcaagcttgagctaccacctacgagctaagcatattaacgtgacgcagtttgatgctagcgggctcaggcaaagcagtattttggagagtgctagcctacttgccgacctgtggatgaaaccaaatcccaaaaaattactacaggtcttgcaaaatgggtggcaactaactgcagacctgtcagcatcgtagaggactcgggtcttaaagacgtactacggttgacatgttctgacccgtcttatacactgccactgagggggacagtagttttcacgcatacacagcctgtatgacacggagaaagcagctaaactggaactgctgcaaagtgcaaacgctgtctcattaaccggtgatcactggacgtcagtgagtaatcaaaattatttaggagttactaaacactatattgactctggctggactttgcactcgtttgccttaacggtggttgttagtgttacatctcagtcaattgttctcaatccttgttaaaaatgtaaaggttaaatgtcgtgctgtggcatctggtttttggaccattttgtttgtactgtataagcaacgtgttagtgttacatctcagtcaattgctgtggtgttttagttaggtacttggaggaattgtgcaataatgacagattcacacatttgtttacagtaaataaataatagtcaagttcataaggTCACTttcttgcattcatttgattcccaatcaagatacattggtaagaattgctttccattgttattatgtacttaaaaacagttctgaaatgcaaaataatagaattttaattgtgataaaacatgcgattaatcgcgattaactatagaacttcagcgattaatcgcgattaaaaaaaatgtaatcgtttgacagccctaatatatatatatatatatatatatatatatatatatatatatatatatatattacagtcaggtccataaatattgggacatcgacacaattctaatctttttttggctctatacaccaccacaatggagttgaaatgaaacgaacaagatgtgctttaactgcagactttcagctttaatttgagggtatttacatccaaatcaggtgaacggtgtaggaattacaacagtttgtatatgtgcctcccactttttaagggaccaaaagtaatgggacagattaacaatcataaatcaaactttcactttttaatacttggttgcaaatcctttgcattcaattacagcctgaagtctggaacgcatagacatcaccagacgctgggtttcatccctggtgatgctctgccaggcctctactgcaactgtcttcagttcctgcttgttctggggcattttcccttcagttttgtcttcagcaagtgaaatgcatgctcaataggattcaggtcaggtgattgacttggccattgcataacattccacttctttcccttaaaaaactcttttggttgctttcgcagtatgcttcgggtcattgtccatctgcactgtgaagcgccagtcccaatgagttctgaagcatttggctgaatatgagcagataatattgcccgaaacacttcagaattcatcctgctgcttttgtcagcagtcacatcatcaataaatacaagagaaccagttccattggcagccatacatgcccacgccatgacactaccaccaccatacttcactgatgaggtggtatgctttggatcatgagcagttcctttccttctccatactcttctcttcccatcactctggtacaagttgatcttttgtctcatctgtccataggatgttgttccagaaatgtgaaggcttttttttagatgttgtttggcaaactctaatccggccttcctgtttttgaggctcaccaatggtttacatcttgtatgaaccctctgtattcactctggtgaagtcttctcttgattgttgactttgacacacatacacctacctcctggagagtgttcttgatctggccaactgttgtgaagggtgttttcttcaccagggaaagtattcttcggtcatccaccacagttgttttccgtggtcttccgggtctttggtgttgctgagctcaccgggtgcgtttctttctttttaagaatgttccaaacagttgatttggccacacctaatgtttttgctatctctctgatgggtttgtttagatttttcagcctaatgatggcttgctttactgatagtgacagctctttggatctcatattgagagttgacagcaacagattccaaatgtaaatagcacacttgaaatgaactctggaccttttatctgctccttgtaaatgggataatgagggaataacacaaacctggccatggaacagctgtgcagccaattgtcccattacttttggtcccttaaaaagtgggaggcacatatacaaactgttgtaattcctacaccgttcacctgatttggatgtaaataccctcaaattaaagctgaaagtctgcagttaaagcacatcttgttcgtttcatttcaactccattgtggtggtgtatagagccaaaaagattagagttgtgtcgatgtcccaatatttatggacctgactgtatgtgtatatatatatatatatatatatatatgactaaTCAATTTCTCCTACATGAAAACATAGACTGCATATAAAGATGGACAacgcgtctccacttcctcccactgtttAAAAGTGAAGCAAAATTATCCCGGATACGggtgctgccatcttgtaactttggagccagagtctgcgcagaAAAGTCTCGCCCATACAACCGCCTGACCAAACACGGTCATTCACAGCTGTCACTCATGTCATCAGAAAAattaacacttgaacaaacatcacaGTGATAACAACTacataaaatgacagaaaccatctttgggaaaaaaGTATTTGATGTGtactcagatttttttttatttggaccATGTACCATCTGCTTACATGGAGGGGGTGGGATTTATGActtatactgcagccagccaccagggggcaatccagatgttttgtatatatacagtccATGCATCAACATATGTGAATTTTACTTATTGTTTCCTTCCAGTTTaatactgtttttattgttcttaACGGCTGTGTCTATTttaatctctctttttttcacctTATACTCTGTTGCTTTGCtttgttgtactgtatatctttCTGCTTCTGTGTTGTGTCTTGTCTCGTGCTAAGTCCTGTGTTGtgctttgctttgttgtttttgtttttgtttctttgtattttaaaaagccttttttaacGTCGAGGAcaagggactacagatgaaaaatagccttttggctaattctggcttTTTTAACCCATGGGaaatcatgtgttttattaatttgcactgtcccctttcataaaataaactgaattgaacCCCTACATGGAACTCAAAGGAAATGTTTTCTTGTTGCTGTGTAGCATCGTTTCTCCACCTACGTGTGGCTGCTGCTGGGATATCCTCCTCTGGTGGTCATCCACTCCCTGGCCTGCTTCCTCTCCTGGATCCTGGTCTTTACCATCCCTGTTTTCAAGATGAACGCACGGACACTGCGAGTCATTCTTCTCTTGGCTCCTGAGGATGTCTCTGTCTCCACTTGCTCACAGAGGAAGGCAAGGAAGATATTTAATATGTATGACCCACAGCACATAAAACTGATGATATTATTCAGTGTTGTTTTACTGCACCcgcttctttgttttttttttacccttagCATCAAGTCTCTGAGACCAGAGCACTGCTGTGCTGTTACCATGCTGCAAACTGGTACTACTACAAGTACACTGTTGATGGGATCAATGTGTTCGCTGTCAGTATCCTTTaccggtgtgtgtgtgaatcggTATGTAAGTGTGTCATATGAAGACCTGTTATCATCTTTGACCCCCATCTCAGACCTCCTCCCTTTAGTAATAGTTGCTATAGTAATTGGATATATTGACAGAGAAAACCAGTACGCCAGCTCTAATGTCAAGTTCGCCATCGCAATCTGCTCCATCATACCTCTGTCCTATTATATTGGTATGGGCATTGCCAGGTGAGCTGTTTTCATCACTTTAAAACACACCagtaaaaacaagtgaaataaaatacattgaatGTGATGTTGCTCTATACATctaatgtacaaaaaaaaaggaaaaagagtaACAGATGTTCTTACAAAGCAGCTTCTGATGTGAATTGTCGATCATTTCTGACACTTGCAgtatctcagcccagagtaactTTGCAGTGGGTGCGGTAGTGAACGCCACCTTCGGCTCCATCACAGAGTTGACCTTTTACATCACAGCCCTGCTCAGAGGTCACCAGGCCGCCAACCCGTGTCTGCAGGAGGTTGTTAAAGCAGCACTGACTGGCACGCTGCTCGGATGCATCCTCTTCATCCCTGTGAGCCAACCTGCATTTACATCACATATTACAGTTTTTACCACATTTACCACACAATCAAACAGCCTACCATTATAATGCTGTATCATTTCAGCAATCGGTGAATCACAATAGAGACAAAAGTCACTTTCAAATGCACAACACTAATACAGCATGTGCAGTATGAATGAGGCTCCTTTGTCTTTTTCTCAGGGCGTCTGCATGATAATCGGAGGGCTGAGACACAGTGAGCAGAGATTCAACAGTCGCTCTACAGGAGTGAGTGCTGCGTTGCTTTTCATCTCTGTAGGAGGCAAGTATTTTatacatatgtactgtatgccaTCATCCAGTTCTACAGTTTTAGTGTCAGAGACAGGTGGTAATAACAGCAAAAGAAGTTACAGAACTTTTTATGAAATAGAAACAAGAAACAATTTAGTCTTTTCTAGCTGTATTTTCAGATGCAAAGCACCTCTTGAAACTGACTCCTAATGTACTCACAAACTCATTTGTTCACATGTAGTTAGCTGCAGTTTCTCTACCGAGAGAAGCTTTTTCTTCATTGCCAGCAGTAGCAGTTTAGGCCTCCAGATGcaaacatgttgttttttcttcctaAAGACGAAAGGACATAGTAGCAGCTAAAACTTTGACACTTGCTCCACCTGCAGGCAACAAATGTTAGAGCTACAGTTGTTTTCTTAGTTTGAAGCTGCtgttttcattgtgttttttatcATAGACTACATGCAACACCTGCACAACCTGTTTGCTGAAATAAATTCTATAGATTTAACATAAATGTGTCACACAATTATCCCTTGGATATTAActtatcaaacaaaaaaaagagtttgtaaattcattttaaaaggatTTTCCTTCCTAAATACTGTGTCCATTAACCGGGTTTAGCATgaatcttatttttattttttttaaagattattttttgggcttttccgccttttaatggacaggacaggtgagaaaggggagagagaggggaagacgtgcaggaaatcgtcacaggtcggagtcgaaccctggacctctgcgtcgaggcataaacttctaaatatatgtgcgcctgctctacccactgagtcaACCTGGCCACCGcatgaatctttttttaaacacttgaTCATTAAAGAcgtaaaaaataatgtgttcaGAGATATTCCATCAATAAAGAAGAGATGTGTAGATTATTTCAACAATGACCAAGTTCATACATAAGTCAAATATTCAGCTCCGAAGGACtcaatgaattaaaaaatgcTTGGTGATGCTCAGGTGATGGTGGCAGTGTTTGTTATGCTCTATTTCTGTCTCCCAAAATTGAAGTAAAATGCAGTGTAAAAGCCTTACCAAAATGTTATACACTGGCTCATCTCCCTAACTGTCAATGGCAGGTGTATTCGCCCCCACGCTCTTCTCCAAGGCTTATGGAAATCTGGTGTGTGACGCCTGCACCAACTCCACTGGAGGAAACAGCTCGAGCAACAGCAGCGGGCAGTTTGTCTGCCACAACTGCCACTACGATCTGGTCAGCATCAATAGTCTCATCCTAACAAGCACATTATAACAAACAATATATGACTTACATACACTATATTATGTATAATgtgattttatgtttgtcttaaCAGAACAACGGTACATTGTTCCGAAACCATGTTGAGTaagaatttcctttttttttcatttgtataCTGACTGTAatataaaggcttttaaactcTTCTTGTTGGTGCATTTAAGGGTGCTCTGACATCCAAGTGTCAAGAGTTAACGTTTCCACAATGTCTGTGTTTGCTTGTTATTTGTCTTCTTGGTATAATTTTCAGCAGCACACTCTAAAGTCTCCGATTTCGGAGCTGAATGCACCCACAAGGAGTTTTCAACACGTTTCTCTTTAGGTTGATTTTCATTCTAGTgaaacaaatgcaaaacaatGTCTGTCTAGAAGGAGATAAATCAATCTAAAAGAAGTCCATGCTGTAGAAAGTGATGAACACAGATTTAAGGTATAATAAAAAGACCAGAGGCAAATAAGCTCAAACCTCCTAATCCAAAGCCACCATATGGTCTTTTGAGTTTCTTCTTTATATTTCTTCCCTCTCATTGTGTGTTCTTGTCGCAAGGCCACTGGTGTACACAGTGTCTGCCCTCTTGCCAGTTGCCTACATCATTGGTCTGATATTCACGCTGAAGACACACTCCCACATTTATAACATCCAAGTTGGAGAAGGACAGGGTATGAGTCTCCCTCCCATAAATCACAGTTAACGGCTAATACATTCCACTACAGTACAACAGTGAGGGCACAGTTGTCTAATGATTTGTTTATCTGTGCAGTGACTGGCCACCATGGAGCAGTGGTCCACTGGTCACGGTGGAGGTCTCTGGTCATCCTCATCATGGCCACTGTGCTCACGTCTGCTTGTGCCGATCTTGCCACCGAGCACATCCAGCCCATACTAAACCAGCCCAACATCTCTCAGGTCAGGACTTGCACATGAGCTCGCTCAGTCAGTTTTTATGGGGTCGTTTCCTCCAGCTGTGCTAacgtttgtctttctttctccagTATTTCATTGGGGTGACAGTTCTCGCTATGGTTCCTGAGATCCCAGAGATTGTTAATGGGATACAGTTTGCTCTCCAAAACAACATCAGTCTTAGGTAAATCCTGTCTTATTAAAGAAAGGTACTCAGACAATTTAATTATCATATTTGTATCTAAATGATTTGTCTTTTGTCAGCTTGGAGGTTGGAAGCTGTATTGCTGTTCAGGTCTGCATGCTACAAATTCCAATTCTGGTCTGCTTTAATGCCTTCTATGTAAGACACCCAGTTTGATCACTGATTCATTCATACAAATACCTACTGTTTACTTTTTGATAGTTTCTGCAATCATCTCTGTTTTTGACAGGATGTGGGATTTGTACTGTTATTCAGTGACATGCACCTATGGGCCAGTATCTTCAGTGTAATTCTTGTCAACTACATTTTCATGGACGGCAAGTCCGACTATTTTCAGggtaagttttattttttcagtgtAATCAAAGATAGAACATCCTTCATTGGGAAAcatgaatttaaataaatgaatcttTAAATGATGTCGTCTATTGAATCGTCAAAAAAAATGAGTTAAGAAATCTTTGCTGCCCCCTTGTGAAATATGTAAGATTTGGACAGGAAGGAAAGCAGAGCGATCAATCGATATGGTTCCACATATTTGACATTGTTAATTACAGATTGCATATACTTTACATGCTGACCATTTTTTAAACTCTAAAGGTTTTTTAGATTGATTCCTTTTTATGCTTTGAAACCTTGCTGAATATCAATCGCAGTACTACTTAGTATTACTTTACACTGTCGTCAACATTATGTACATAACATTGTTATACACAATGGTCGCTGGTATTTGAGAGTCAGCCGCGTTAAACTCACATGCTAATAGCAAATAGGTTTTAATCCTGATGATAATCCATGATTCAAACCTAGAAGACAAATAAACAGCACATTAGGATGTTGTCATAGGGATGTGAATGTGGTTATTTATTGCATTTAAAAGTATCTGTTCAGTGGCCAACTCTTAAACTGAAGTATCCTTGAACACAGCCCTTGAGCCCTAGAGTCAATGATCCTGAGAGTGTTCTCAGTTTTATTCAGAAAATCTATCCAGAGACTGCCAAAGGTGTCCCAGTATGGTGGTTTGATGAATGTAATCTTAGAACATCAGGGATCACATCTGGTTT contains:
- the cax2 gene encoding uncharacterized protein cax2, which translates into the protein MSLSATCSSDTSSRRRRPAEHTQDLPWEHDPQAGHKDKQIHDRLCGGPQTNSTDTPSHHSIHPALCTTKCMPGHACPSHHACDDSWEEIQSKRTIRAENEVEANKLVNNYRFGFRKWKSHVTERPFEVRSEVVKELYSELNVIKPYSGHLITCGNVAYVLLFGWWVSLAYFLVTPLMFITITGVPYGKLCWKLSCYFLWPFGKSIHENGNTLRGCCVQAPDCECNIEGMEDNSPVLLPSPTEVLIPELPGRPLHTPYWHRFSTYVWLLLGYPPLVVIHSLACFLSWILVFTIPVFKMNARTLRVILLLAPEDVSVSTCSQRKHQVSETRALLCCYHAANWYYYKYTVDGINVFAVNLLPLVIVAIVIGYIDRENQYASSNVKFAIAICSIIPLSYYIGMGIASISAQSNFAVGAVVNATFGSITELTFYITALLRGHQAANPCLQEVVKAALTGTLLGCILFIPGVCMIIGGLRHSEQRFNSRSTGVSAALLFISVGGVFAPTLFSKAYGNLVCDACTNSTGGNSSSNSSGQFVCHNCHYDLNNGTLFRNHVEPLVYTVSALLPVAYIIGLIFTLKTHSHIYNIQVGEGQVTGHHGAVVHWSRWRSLVILIMATVLTSACADLATEHIQPILNQPNISQYFIGVTVLAMVPEIPEIVNGIQFALQNNISLSLEVGSCIAVQVCMLQIPILVCFNAFYDVGFVLLFSDMHLWASIFSVILVNYIFMDGKSDYFQGTALVVVYLILLAMYYFAPSPAGC